The window GGTCGAGTTCAATGGACAGAAGATCGGCCTGACGATTTGCGAGGACGTCTGGAACGACGAGGACTTCTGGCGCGACCGGCGGTATCGGCGCAACCCCGCCGTGGAACTCGCCGAAGCGGGAGCGAAAATCATCTTCAATGTTTCGGCGTCGCCGTGGCACCTCGGGAAAAACCAGACGCGCATGGACATGCTCCATAGCCTGGTGGCTAAAACGCGCGCGCCCCTGGTTTATTGCAATCTCGCCGGTGGAAACGACGAACTCGTGTTCGATGGTTGCAGCCTTGCGTTAAACGAGGCGGGGGATTTGATCGCGCGCGGCGCGTTGTTCAACGAGGATTTTGTCGTCGTGGACACCGATTCAACCCACGCTGCCGGTCCTGACACGAGCGCGGACGAGGAGAAAGTTTTCAAGGCGCTCGTCCTCGGCCTGCGCGATTACATTCACAAGTGCGGCTTCAAATCAGTCGTGCTCGGACTGAGCGGTGGCATCGACTCGGCGCTAACGGCTTGTCTCGCGGTCGCGGCGCTTGGCGCTGAAAACGTCCGCGGTGTTTCACTGCCGTCGCAGTTTTCGTCCCGGGGCAGCCTCGACGACGCCCGTGTGCTGGCTGAGCGCCTGCAGATTCAGCACGACGTGATCCCCATTCAGCCGCCGTTTGACGCGGTCAAGTCGCAACTCAAGGACGTGTTCGCGAAACGGCACGAGGACACGACCGAGGAGAATGTACAGGCGCGATTGCGTGGCGTGACCTTGATGGCGCTTTCGAACAAGTTCGGTTCGCTGTTGCTGACGACAGGGAACAAAAGCGAATTGGCGGTGGGGTACTGTACGCTTTACGGGGACATGTGCGGTGGTCTTGCGGTCATTAGCGATGTGCCGAAGACGATGGTGTATCGGCTCGCGCGTTGGATCAACCGGGACAAGGAAATCATCCCGGCTGCGTCCATCACCAAAGCGCCGTCCGCAGAATTGCGCCCGAACCAGACCGACCAGGACTCGTTGCCACCGTACGACGTCCTCGACGCGATCCTCGAAGCCAACGTGGTCGAGGGCAGGTCCGCTGCGGAAATCATCGCGAGCGGATTTGACGAAGCTACGGTGAAGCGCGTCGTGCGGCTGATTGATCTGAACGAATACAAGCGCCGCCAGGCCGCGCCCGGATTGAAAGTGACCAGCAAGGCGTTCGGCGTCGGGCGGCGTATTCCGATTGCTCAACGATACCGCGAGGTCTG of the Candidatus Angelobacter sp. genome contains:
- a CDS encoding NAD+ synthase, with translation MRIALAQINTTVGDFAGNEEKILDAYRRGVEAGAEMVVCPELATTGYPPRDLLLKNGFIKGNLALLDRLAAATDKTGLLVGYVGENPRRPGREATNSVALLQNGKILATRVKTLLPTYDVFDEDRYFEPAKENAPVEFNGQKIGLTICEDVWNDEDFWRDRRYRRNPAVELAEAGAKIIFNVSASPWHLGKNQTRMDMLHSLVAKTRAPLVYCNLAGGNDELVFDGCSLALNEAGDLIARGALFNEDFVVVDTDSTHAAGPDTSADEEKVFKALVLGLRDYIHKCGFKSVVLGLSGGIDSALTACLAVAALGAENVRGVSLPSQFSSRGSLDDARVLAERLQIQHDVIPIQPPFDAVKSQLKDVFAKRHEDTTEENVQARLRGVTLMALSNKFGSLLLTTGNKSELAVGYCTLYGDMCGGLAVISDVPKTMVYRLARWINRDKEIIPAASITKAPSAELRPNQTDQDSLPPYDVLDAILEANVVEGRSAAEIIASGFDEATVKRVVRLIDLNEYKRRQAAPGLKVTSKAFGVGRRIPIAQRYREV